One genomic window of Halorhabdus sp. CBA1104 includes the following:
- a CDS encoding NAD-dependent epimerase/dehydratase family protein codes for MELTDKRILVTGGAGLIGSALARRLVTDNDVVVVDDLSNGIEASVPDDATFIEGDLTNEGVVAKAIDEQTDIVFHLAADKYVNAAQPREQFETNGEMTYNLLERMAAVGVEHIAFTSSSTVYGEAPRPTPEDYAPLEPISEYGAAKLSEESLLSVYAHSHDFTVWNFRFANIVGPRYGAGVVPDFIYKLSEDPETLTIRGNGRQEKSYMTLTECIDAMCYVVEHADQPVNTYNLGTRTTTSVNRIADIVADEMGVDPDYEYTGGDRGWDGDVPKMRLSIEKLAALGWEPSTASDQAIRNGVQEILDGAENEPHLS; via the coding sequence ATGGAATTGACCGATAAGCGGATCCTCGTCACTGGTGGTGCCGGGCTCATCGGGTCGGCGCTGGCCAGGCGACTCGTCACGGACAACGACGTCGTCGTCGTCGACGACCTCTCGAACGGGATCGAAGCATCAGTCCCGGATGACGCAACGTTCATCGAGGGCGATCTCACCAATGAAGGGGTCGTCGCCAAAGCGATCGACGAACAGACAGACATCGTCTTCCACCTCGCGGCCGATAAATACGTCAACGCCGCGCAACCGCGCGAACAGTTCGAGACGAACGGCGAAATGACCTACAACCTGCTCGAACGCATGGCGGCAGTCGGTGTCGAGCATATTGCCTTTACCTCCTCGTCGACGGTCTACGGGGAAGCCCCCCGCCCGACCCCAGAGGATTACGCCCCACTCGAACCCATCAGTGAGTACGGCGCGGCGAAGTTGTCCGAAGAATCACTGCTGTCGGTGTACGCCCACAGCCACGACTTCACGGTCTGGAACTTCCGGTTTGCCAACATCGTCGGCCCACGATACGGCGCTGGCGTCGTCCCCGATTTCATCTACAAGCTCTCGGAGGACCCCGAGACGCTCACGATCCGGGGCAACGGCCGCCAAGAGAAGTCTTACATGACCCTCACAGAGTGCATCGACGCGATGTGCTACGTCGTCGAACACGCCGATCAGCCGGTCAACACCTACAACCTGGGCACGCGGACGACCACGTCGGTCAACCGCATCGCGGACATCGTGGCCGACGAGATGGGCGTCGACCCCGACTACGAGTACACCGGCGGCGACCGCGGCTGGGATGGCGACGTTCCGAAGATGCGCCTCTCGATCGAGAAACTCGCCGCACTCGGCTGGGAACCCTCGACTGCCAGCGATCAAGCCATCCGAAACGGCGTCCAAGAGATCCTCGACGGGGCCGAGAACGAGCCGCATTTGAGTTGA
- a CDS encoding galactokinase yields the protein MTSEPTYRVRSPGRVNLIGEHTDYTGGYVMPFATDLHTQLEATPSSAVEVASDAVETTYTFETDALELEDDWIDYVKGCYAILQAEGYEPGGFTGELSATLPLGSGLSSSASLELAVMGFLNEAYDLGLSRERMAVLSQRVENEHVGMSCGIMDQFAVALGQDDHALMIDTETLEYEPVPMPEGIRVVVFHTGVSRELVDSAYNQRRETVERALAKLGVESSKAVSEDDLDELSALERDRLGFVVRENNRVTQAKAALSDGDLEQFGELLVDAHRDIAEHYEASCAELDYVVEQALEEGAYGARLTGAGWGGAAIALVDDEQADAFADSLAAAYRDQFPDLDPATYLVTPSAGVQLEQVE from the coding sequence ATGACTAGCGAGCCAACCTACCGGGTTCGGTCACCCGGACGAGTGAATTTGATCGGCGAGCATACCGATTACACGGGCGGCTACGTGATGCCGTTCGCGACAGACTTACATACACAGCTCGAAGCGACACCGAGTTCGGCAGTCGAGGTCGCTTCTGATGCCGTCGAAACGACATACACGTTCGAGACAGATGCTCTCGAACTCGAAGACGACTGGATCGATTACGTCAAAGGCTGCTATGCGATTCTCCAGGCGGAGGGCTACGAACCGGGTGGGTTCACCGGCGAACTCAGCGCCACGTTGCCGCTTGGCTCGGGATTGAGTTCTTCTGCGAGTCTCGAACTGGCAGTCATGGGTTTTCTGAACGAGGCCTACGACCTTGGTCTCTCTCGGGAGCGGATGGCGGTGCTGAGCCAGCGTGTCGAAAACGAGCACGTCGGCATGTCGTGTGGCATCATGGATCAGTTCGCTGTGGCGCTGGGCCAGGACGATCACGCCCTCATGATCGACACCGAGACCCTCGAATACGAGCCAGTGCCTATGCCGGAGGGGATCCGAGTCGTCGTCTTCCATACCGGTGTCTCCCGGGAGTTGGTCGACTCGGCGTACAATCAGCGTCGCGAAACCGTCGAGCGCGCACTGGCGAAGCTGGGTGTCGAGTCCTCGAAGGCCGTCAGCGAGGACGACCTCGACGAACTGTCGGCCCTGGAACGCGACCGTCTGGGCTTTGTCGTCCGGGAGAACAACCGTGTCACACAGGCCAAGGCGGCACTGTCAGACGGCGATCTCGAACAGTTCGGCGAGCTACTGGTCGACGCTCATCGCGATATCGCCGAGCACTACGAAGCCAGCTGTGCGGAACTCGATTACGTCGTCGAACAGGCCCTCGAGGAAGGGGCTTACGGCGCGCGGCTGACTGGTGCCGGTTGGGGCGGGGCGGCCATCGCGCTCGTCGACGACGAGCAAGCGGACGCGTTCGCAGACTCCTTGGCGGCCGCCTATCGTGATCAGTTTCCCGACCTCGATCCGGCGACCTATCTCGTCACGCCCTCGGCCGGTGTCCAACTCGAGCAGGTCGAGTAG
- a CDS encoding Mut7-C RNAse domain-containing protein translates to MPSHKLLLDAMLGKLGTYLRMCGYDAAYALDRGIEADERLRKIAREEDRLLLTRDRALAAKTERSHLLESREVTAQLRELDEAGFDLTLAESPTHCGRCNGPLVALDSDTETPADVPDPAIEGVWQCRSCGQQFWKGSHWDDVAATLREL, encoded by the coding sequence ATGCCCTCGCATAAGCTCCTGCTGGATGCGATGCTCGGCAAGCTCGGGACGTACTTGCGGATGTGTGGGTACGACGCGGCGTACGCGCTGGACCGTGGCATAGAGGCCGACGAGCGGCTCCGCAAGATCGCCCGCGAGGAGGATCGTCTCCTCCTCACACGCGACCGTGCCCTGGCCGCAAAGACCGAGCGGAGTCACCTCCTGGAATCGCGAGAGGTTACGGCCCAGCTCCGAGAGCTCGACGAGGCCGGATTCGATCTGACCCTCGCCGAATCGCCCACCCACTGCGGGCGCTGTAACGGCCCGCTTGTGGCACTCGACTCTGACACAGAGACACCGGCAGACGTCCCGGACCCGGCGATAGAAGGCGTCTGGCAGTGTAGATCCTGTGGCCAGCAGTTCTGGAAAGGCAGTCACTGGGACGACGTGGCAGCGACCCTGCGGGAGCTGTAG
- a CDS encoding DUF5797 family protein: MTLSEDAIQRLADVVALQPTKNAELQDRWDLDSGSEVHRVLEDELGDYYYRDEDSLICATPEAADLVAEEGLIEGGNDDQVLHVPELQAAIVDVIAGPDEDTQSVVSVLQSLRAAGRDPAVEDVRKALRNLTDKGILERVRTTVPTFRLAVERDELVVDVLEA, translated from the coding sequence ATGACCCTCTCCGAGGACGCTATCCAGCGGCTGGCCGACGTTGTGGCCCTCCAGCCGACGAAAAATGCCGAACTACAGGATCGGTGGGATCTCGACAGCGGCAGCGAAGTCCACCGCGTGCTCGAAGACGAACTCGGTGACTACTACTACCGCGACGAGGATAGTCTCATCTGTGCGACGCCGGAGGCAGCCGATCTCGTCGCCGAAGAAGGATTGATCGAAGGCGGGAACGACGACCAGGTGCTGCACGTCCCCGAACTGCAAGCCGCGATCGTCGACGTCATTGCCGGCCCCGACGAGGACACCCAAAGTGTCGTCAGCGTCCTCCAATCCCTCCGGGCAGCCGGTCGCGATCCAGCAGTCGAGGACGTCCGGAAGGCTCTCCGGAATCTAACGGACAAAGGGATCCTCGAGCGCGTGCGCACCACGGTTCCGACGTTCCGACTCGCCGTCGAACGGGACGAACTCGTGGTCGACGTTCTCGAAGCGTAA
- a CDS encoding DUF5787 family protein yields MTLGYGAEFDFELRVCQWAERAWPPEADRKRPILVARQLGTKRRRWDTIVIECDPDGLRQRAHFGERALDSDLLDVVPHAPAEWTYYREALPDPGYPWRYVREAIHRAADRDILDTRKREGRIEIRRQAVYPDWVDRIVAIENKPDLDASAARDLAPQLQRDVAMGLADEVWVGTAATGQRVEPALLEDFPVEAGVLVVDPVAGDADVAWHPRSLDPQSPGTRILDRPDGGERDASAARFEYVDPDWNGQKRVEIAERAYERGWRAYVETMRPDCRYFDLDWIQSGPIPVCQAKERPQTSAECRGACSAFEPEPPAWRTADWPLSGGPGTAIQRVLDRRRRRHRPGLE; encoded by the coding sequence GTGACTCTGGGCTACGGGGCTGAGTTCGACTTCGAACTCCGGGTCTGTCAGTGGGCCGAGCGTGCCTGGCCGCCCGAGGCCGACCGAAAGCGACCGATACTCGTCGCCCGCCAACTCGGCACGAAGCGCCGTCGCTGGGACACGATCGTGATCGAGTGCGACCCGGACGGCCTCCGCCAGCGCGCCCACTTTGGCGAGCGTGCCCTCGATTCGGATTTGCTTGACGTCGTTCCACACGCCCCTGCCGAGTGGACGTATTACCGCGAGGCACTCCCGGACCCAGGCTATCCCTGGCGGTACGTCCGGGAGGCGATCCACCGGGCAGCCGACCGCGACATTCTGGACACACGAAAGCGCGAGGGGCGCATCGAGATCCGTCGCCAGGCGGTCTACCCGGATTGGGTCGATCGCATCGTCGCTATCGAGAACAAACCGGATCTGGACGCCAGCGCGGCCCGCGATCTCGCTCCGCAACTCCAGCGAGACGTGGCTATGGGGCTGGCCGACGAAGTGTGGGTCGGGACAGCGGCGACTGGCCAACGAGTCGAGCCAGCACTCCTCGAAGATTTCCCGGTCGAGGCCGGAGTTTTGGTTGTCGATCCAGTGGCTGGTGATGCCGATGTCGCCTGGCACCCCCGTTCGCTGGACCCCCAGAGCCCGGGAACGCGCATTCTCGACCGACCAGATGGTGGCGAGCGGGACGCCTCGGCCGCTCGCTTCGAGTACGTCGACCCGGACTGGAACGGTCAAAAGCGCGTCGAGATTGCCGAGCGGGCCTACGAGCGCGGGTGGCGGGCTTACGTCGAGACGATGCGCCCGGACTGTCGGTACTTCGATCTCGACTGGATCCAGTCCGGTCCGATCCCAGTCTGTCAGGCAAAAGAGCGCCCCCAGACCAGCGCGGAGTGTCGCGGTGCCTGCTCGGCGTTCGAACCGGAACCGCCTGCTTGGCGCACGGCAGACTGGCCGCTTTCGGGCGGTCCCGGGACGGCGATCCAACGGGTGCTCGACCGTCGCCGCCGTCGACACCGGCCCGGGCTGGAGTAA
- a CDS encoding bis(5'-nucleosyl)-tetraphosphatase — MIEATSAGAILFRDTRGQREYLLLKSRPGDWEFPKGGVEGEEELQQTAIREVKEEAGIEDFRLIDGFRKDYDYVFEANGETIHKTVHLFVAQSFEASAELSTEHHDHQWRDYEQAKNTITQDGPREIFEVAHDFLDEKGF; from the coding sequence ATGATCGAGGCCACGAGCGCGGGAGCCATCCTCTTTCGCGATACGCGTGGCCAGCGTGAGTACCTGCTGCTCAAGAGCCGACCGGGGGACTGGGAGTTCCCCAAAGGGGGCGTCGAGGGCGAGGAGGAACTCCAGCAGACGGCCATCCGCGAAGTGAAAGAGGAAGCCGGAATCGAAGATTTCCGGCTCATCGACGGCTTCCGTAAAGACTACGACTACGTCTTCGAGGCGAACGGTGAGACGATCCACAAAACCGTCCACCTGTTCGTCGCCCAATCGTTCGAAGCAAGTGCAGAGCTATCGACCGAGCATCACGACCACCAGTGGCGTGATTACGAACAGGCCAAAAACACCATCACCCAGGATGGACCGCGGGAAATCTTCGAGGTGGCACACGACTTTCTGGACGAGAAAGGGTTCTGA
- a CDS encoding uS10/mL48 family ribosomal protein, with the protein MPFVTKLTVESGDRHVLEDVVTEIKETAARKGVELKGPHPQSPEDISVPQSKRLSAEGERFDPWRHTVFTRTIEIVGYETFARDVSGWEFPDRVHVEASIEQRRGTGR; encoded by the coding sequence ATGCCGTTCGTGACGAAGCTGACGGTCGAAAGCGGGGATCGGCACGTCCTCGAGGACGTGGTGACCGAAATCAAGGAGACGGCCGCCCGCAAGGGTGTCGAGCTGAAGGGGCCACACCCACAATCCCCCGAGGATATTTCGGTGCCACAGTCAAAACGCCTCAGCGCGGAGGGCGAGCGCTTCGATCCCTGGCGACACACCGTCTTTACCCGGACGATCGAGATTGTCGGCTACGAAACGTTCGCTCGGGACGTCTCCGGGTGGGAGTTTCCCGATCGCGTCCACGTCGAGGCCAGCATCGAGCAACGCCGTGGCACCGGTCGGTGA
- a CDS encoding amidohydrolase: protein MTDTSEHLRALRRDLHRHPEPAWRECYTTARLCEEIERIGVDELFVGPQALDVDARTGVPEADELARWRERAREAGADDATLQKCQGGTTGAIAVLERGAGPTVALRVDIDALPRTESTDPGHHPVEAGFRPDHDDAMHACGHDAHATIGVGVLEAIADSDFEGTLKVIFQPAEEVIGGGRAVAQSGHLDDVDYLLAIHIGLGHPTGEIVAGVEGILAVANFDATFTGEPAHAGGHPDRGRNAVQAMATAVQNLYAIPRHGDSATRVNAGDVGGGSASNVIPENAYIRGEVRGETTDGKAYMREHAADVLESAAAMHDCDVDLEWTGDAPSADPDAAIRDLVFGAAGEVPGVEHRLQSDDLGGSEDATYLMRRVQDQGGKATFVGIGTDHPSGHHTATFDIDEASIGIGIDVLGQAIEQIAEQRP from the coding sequence ATGACTGACACCAGCGAACACCTCCGTGCGCTCCGTCGAGACCTGCATCGCCACCCCGAGCCGGCCTGGCGAGAATGTTACACGACCGCGCGTCTCTGTGAAGAGATCGAACGTATCGGCGTCGATGAGCTCTTTGTCGGCCCCCAAGCACTCGACGTCGATGCTCGTACCGGCGTGCCCGAAGCCGACGAACTGGCACGGTGGCGCGAGCGTGCACGCGAGGCCGGCGCCGACGACGCGACACTCCAGAAGTGCCAAGGCGGAACGACCGGCGCAATCGCCGTCCTCGAACGCGGGGCGGGGCCGACAGTCGCCCTCCGGGTCGATATCGACGCCCTCCCCCGGACTGAATCGACCGACCCGGGCCACCATCCCGTCGAGGCTGGTTTCCGACCGGACCACGACGACGCGATGCACGCCTGTGGCCACGATGCCCACGCAACGATCGGTGTCGGCGTCCTCGAAGCGATCGCCGACAGCGACTTCGAGGGAACGCTGAAAGTGATTTTCCAGCCCGCCGAAGAAGTCATCGGCGGTGGGCGTGCAGTTGCCCAGAGCGGTCATCTAGACGACGTTGACTACCTCCTTGCCATCCACATCGGCCTGGGGCACCCGACGGGCGAGATCGTCGCCGGTGTCGAGGGGATCCTCGCCGTCGCAAACTTCGACGCCACATTCACGGGCGAACCAGCCCACGCCGGCGGCCACCCAGACCGGGGTCGGAACGCGGTACAAGCGATGGCCACCGCCGTCCAGAACCTCTATGCGATCCCACGACACGGCGATAGCGCGACGCGAGTCAATGCCGGCGACGTCGGCGGGGGATCGGCCTCGAACGTCATCCCCGAGAACGCCTACATCCGTGGCGAAGTCCGCGGTGAGACGACCGACGGGAAAGCCTACATGCGTGAACACGCGGCGGACGTTCTCGAATCGGCCGCGGCGATGCACGACTGTGACGTGGACCTCGAATGGACTGGCGACGCACCGAGTGCCGACCCTGACGCGGCGATCCGCGACCTCGTGTTTGGGGCCGCCGGCGAGGTGCCGGGAGTCGAACACAGGCTTCAATCCGACGATCTCGGTGGGAGCGAGGACGCGACTTACCTCATGCGACGCGTCCAAGACCAGGGTGGGAAAGCGACGTTCGTCGGGATCGGGACCGACCACCCCAGCGGGCATCACACGGCGACGTTCGACATCGACGAGGCGTCGATCGGCATCGGTATCGACGTCCTGGGGCAGGCGATCGAGCAGATCGCCGAGCAGCGACCGTAA
- a CDS encoding geranylgeranyl reductase family protein, producing MTTTEYDVVVAGAGTAGCYAAATVANAGLDVAILERKPEDEAGHIACGDALKGASQFPEAIPREQIEPAFTNTDIDHGRFEIPDEDTVLEIPIPGDLAVIDRFEYGRRLIDGAQDAGVDIHFDTVVTDVLQNGAVEGLEAVQDGDAKTYEADVVIDAAGALSTLQDEADLDDGTFDTNVTYSQFCSAYREIVEVEEPVEWDDALVFKPTERSAGYVWYFPRTETEINAGLGFQMNEDPMELVDALKRDLQEREEFEGATVEDKLGAALPTRRPYDSAVAPGFMAVGDAAGHVNPTTGGGIAGAAYAGQYAAEQAVEAIADGDVSEAALWEYNERVMDHFGARYAALDVYNIFTTAYDIDDLTGMLAGLPVSALSEALYSGSADLTLSLKLKTALKSFGHWGTIIDLYRTKAHADDLLDHYETYPDSPDAFAAWTEQRDAILDRVYATTGADPKY from the coding sequence ATGACCACTACCGAGTACGACGTCGTCGTCGCTGGGGCCGGGACGGCCGGCTGTTATGCCGCGGCGACGGTCGCCAACGCGGGACTAGATGTGGCGATACTCGAACGCAAGCCCGAAGACGAAGCGGGGCACATCGCCTGTGGCGACGCCCTGAAGGGCGCGAGTCAGTTCCCCGAGGCGATTCCGCGCGAACAGATCGAACCGGCGTTTACGAACACTGACATCGATCACGGTCGCTTCGAGATCCCCGACGAAGACACGGTTCTCGAAATTCCGATTCCGGGTGACCTCGCCGTCATCGACCGCTTTGAGTACGGGCGCAGACTCATCGATGGCGCCCAGGATGCAGGCGTAGACATCCACTTCGATACCGTCGTCACGGATGTCCTCCAGAACGGAGCCGTCGAGGGGCTGGAGGCCGTCCAGGACGGCGACGCGAAGACTTACGAGGCCGACGTCGTCATCGACGCCGCCGGGGCGCTGTCGACTCTCCAGGACGAGGCCGATCTGGACGATGGGACCTTCGATACGAACGTCACGTATTCGCAGTTTTGCTCAGCTTACCGTGAGATCGTCGAGGTCGAGGAGCCAGTCGAGTGGGACGATGCGCTGGTGTTCAAGCCGACCGAGCGCTCGGCCGGCTACGTCTGGTATTTCCCGCGGACCGAAACCGAGATCAACGCCGGCCTGGGCTTTCAGATGAACGAGGACCCCATGGAACTCGTCGACGCGCTCAAACGCGACCTTCAGGAACGCGAGGAATTCGAGGGCGCAACCGTCGAGGACAAACTCGGGGCGGCACTCCCGACTCGCCGGCCCTACGACTCGGCGGTCGCGCCCGGCTTCATGGCCGTGGGCGACGCCGCTGGCCACGTCAACCCCACCACTGGCGGGGGTATCGCGGGTGCTGCCTACGCTGGCCAATACGCCGCCGAACAGGCCGTCGAGGCGATCGCGGACGGCGACGTCAGCGAAGCTGCGCTGTGGGAGTACAACGAGCGCGTGATGGATCACTTCGGGGCACGGTACGCTGCTCTGGACGTCTACAACATCTTCACGACCGCCTACGACATCGACGATCTCACGGGCATGCTTGCCGGGCTCCCGGTCAGTGCGCTCTCCGAGGCCCTGTACTCCGGCTCTGCGGATCTCACACTGTCGCTCAAGCTCAAGACGGCCCTGAAGAGCTTCGGTCACTGGGGCACGATCATCGACCTCTATCGAACGAAAGCACACGCCGACGACCTGCTCGACCACTACGAAACGTATCCGGACTCGCCCGACGCGTTCGCTGCGTGGACAGAGCAGCGCGACGCTATTCTCGACCGGGTGTACGCGACGACAGGCGCGGATCCGAAGTACTGA
- a CDS encoding 2Fe-2S iron-sulfur cluster binding domain-containing protein, with amino-acid sequence MTEYTVEFVGTGETIQVADTDTILSQCLEDGIAQEYSCRVGMCLACTAEIVEGEVTQPAARGLTEEEKESYALTCMARPESDLKLDRGKYPPSIEAKAAAASDPGQDAAADD; translated from the coding sequence ATGACAGAGTATACCGTCGAATTCGTGGGGACGGGCGAGACTATTCAGGTTGCAGACACGGACACGATCTTGAGCCAGTGTCTCGAAGACGGCATCGCCCAGGAGTATTCGTGCCGGGTCGGGATGTGTCTTGCCTGTACCGCCGAGATCGTCGAAGGCGAAGTCACCCAGCCGGCGGCACGCGGTCTGACCGAGGAAGAAAAAGAATCCTACGCGTTGACCTGCATGGCGCGGCCGGAGTCGGATCTGAAACTCGACCGCGGGAAGTATCCGCCGAGTATCGAGGCCAAGGCGGCGGCCGCGAGTGATCCGGGCCAAGACGCAGCGGCCGACGATTGA
- a CDS encoding NAD(P)/FAD-dependent oxidoreductase: MTTHVAVVGAYGSAGSAVADELAAEPDVELTLIDDGDPGGGLCILRGCMPSKEVLSAAEHRFSAQHDPRLVGDAPDVDLEAVVERKNEHTSSWSQHRRESIATLAERDNVEFIRDTAHFVDDRVLEVDGRRLEPDYVVIATGSNVAIPPIPGIEDVPVKTSADVLDSTEFPDSGIALGLGYIGLELIPYLTEAADMDLTVVEALPDVLREADEPFGAELLAYYREHFDVDVLVDADATAVESTTDGVRMEVATDGETRTIEADDLYAFTGREPAIERLGIEHTALEPDDGWVRDTMQAAGDDRVFVVGDVNGREPILHVAKEEGFTAAENIRRHRAGEALSAYENVHHHVIFSGLGVLPFARVGHSVESAQAAGLDYVTATRDASSDGVFKTKNVADGLARLVVGTDGTVLGYQGLHYHADVMAKTMQLAVEMDLDVRDIPDRAYHPTTPELIDGLVRDTAAKLD; this comes from the coding sequence ATGACCACACACGTGGCCGTTGTCGGCGCCTACGGCAGCGCTGGCTCGGCTGTGGCCGATGAGTTGGCTGCAGAGCCCGACGTCGAACTGACGTTGATCGACGACGGCGACCCAGGTGGCGGGCTTTGCATTCTGCGCGGCTGTATGCCCTCAAAAGAGGTCCTTTCGGCGGCTGAACACCGCTTCAGTGCACAACACGACCCCCGACTCGTCGGGGACGCCCCCGACGTCGACCTGGAGGCTGTCGTCGAGCGGAAAAACGAGCACACGTCGAGTTGGTCACAGCACCGCCGGGAGAGTATCGCTACACTGGCCGAGCGCGACAACGTCGAGTTCATTCGGGACACCGCCCACTTCGTCGACGATCGCGTTCTCGAGGTCGACGGCCGACGACTCGAACCGGATTACGTCGTGATCGCCACTGGCTCGAACGTGGCAATTCCGCCGATCCCGGGTATCGAAGACGTGCCCGTCAAGACGAGTGCGGACGTCCTCGACAGCACCGAGTTCCCCGATTCGGGGATCGCTCTCGGGCTGGGTTACATCGGTCTGGAACTCATTCCGTACCTAACTGAGGCTGCCGATATGGATCTCACCGTCGTCGAAGCGCTCCCCGACGTCCTCCGTGAGGCGGACGAGCCCTTCGGTGCGGAACTGCTTGCCTACTATCGCGAGCACTTCGACGTCGACGTACTCGTCGACGCTGATGCCACCGCGGTCGAATCGACCACAGACGGGGTTCGCATGGAGGTCGCCACCGACGGCGAGACCCGAACGATCGAGGCGGACGATCTGTACGCCTTCACCGGCCGGGAGCCGGCCATCGAGCGTCTCGGCATCGAGCACACCGCACTCGAACCCGACGACGGCTGGGTCCGGGACACGATGCAGGCCGCCGGTGACGATCGCGTCTTCGTCGTCGGAGATGTCAACGGCCGCGAGCCGATCCTGCACGTCGCCAAAGAAGAAGGCTTCACGGCGGCCGAGAATATCCGGCGACACCGTGCAGGCGAGGCCCTTTCGGCCTACGAGAACGTCCACCACCACGTTATCTTCTCGGGACTTGGAGTGTTGCCGTTTGCCCGGGTCGGACACTCAGTCGAGTCGGCCCAAGCCGCCGGTCTGGACTACGTTACTGCCACCCGGGATGCATCCAGCGACGGTGTGTTCAAGACCAAGAACGTCGCCGACGGCCTCGCCCGCCTCGTGGTCGGCACGGACGGCACCGTCCTGGGCTATCAGGGCCTGCACTACCACGCAGACGTGATGGCAAAGACGATGCAACTGGCCGTCGAGATGGATCTAGACGTCAGGGACATTCCCGATCGGGCTTACCATCCGACGACGCCCGAACTCATCGACGGACTCGTTCGCGACACGGCCGCAAAACTAGACTGA
- a CDS encoding phosphoadenosine phosphosulfate reductase family protein — MASEADFPAYLDVEYDDGDGEEPGDYPSIEHKIEKAIEVTKTGLEQYDNPVVMWTGGKDSTLTLYFVKEVADRFDLEVPPVVFIDHYQHFDELIEFVNHWADEWDLEVIWARNTDVGEYVDENGLEPGDDIPVDALSEHNQHHIRNILEYEDETFPFLLDTYVGNHLLKTVALNDAIDEHDVDGILSGVRWDEQEARADETFFSPRHDPDIYPPHDRIQPILQFAEPDVWEAFWHFAVPDTVEEYPDDGYVPQGQDDLPDGVQKEDVPVSPKYFAGFRSLGSQVSTDKSAEEPAWLQDMANTTERAGRAQDKEDLMERLRDLGYM; from the coding sequence ATGGCGAGCGAAGCCGACTTCCCCGCGTACCTCGACGTCGAGTACGACGATGGCGACGGCGAGGAGCCTGGCGATTATCCAAGCATCGAGCACAAAATCGAGAAGGCAATCGAGGTCACGAAGACCGGCCTCGAACAGTACGACAATCCGGTCGTGATGTGGACCGGCGGCAAAGACTCGACGCTGACGCTTTACTTCGTCAAGGAGGTCGCCGACCGCTTCGATCTGGAAGTCCCCCCGGTCGTCTTTATCGACCACTACCAGCACTTCGACGAGCTCATCGAGTTCGTCAACCACTGGGCTGACGAGTGGGATCTCGAAGTCATCTGGGCTCGAAACACCGACGTCGGCGAGTACGTCGACGAAAACGGGCTCGAACCCGGCGACGACATCCCCGTCGACGCCCTCAGCGAGCACAACCAGCACCACATCCGGAACATCCTCGAATACGAGGACGAGACGTTCCCGTTCCTGCTCGACACCTACGTCGGCAACCACCTGCTGAAGACGGTTGCGCTCAACGATGCCATCGATGAACACGACGTCGACGGCATCCTCAGCGGCGTCCGCTGGGACGAACAAGAGGCCCGCGCCGACGAGACCTTCTTCAGCCCACGCCACGATCCCGACATCTACCCACCCCACGACCGTATCCAGCCGATCCTCCAGTTCGCCGAACCGGACGTCTGGGAGGCGTTCTGGCACTTTGCGGTCCCGGACACAGTCGAGGAGTACCCCGACGACGGCTACGTCCCGCAGGGCCAGGACGACCTGCCCGACGGTGTACAGAAAGAGGACGTCCCGGTCAGTCCGAAGTACTTCGCCGGCTTCCGCTCGCTGGGGAGTCAGGTCAGTACTGACAAGTCCGCCGAGGAACCCGCGTGGCTCCAAGACATGGCCAACACGACCGAGCGTGCCGGCCGCGCCCAGGACAAAGAAGACCTGATGGAACGGCTGCGCGATCTGGGCTACATGTAA
- a CDS encoding cupin domain-containing protein: MPTEKRIWPYHYHTGNEEAICVLDGQDTLRLDGTRYDIEAGDYVALPWGEASAHQMINDSESSLG; encoded by the coding sequence TTGCCCACCGAGAAACGCATCTGGCCGTATCACTACCACACTGGCAACGAAGAGGCGATCTGTGTCCTCGACGGCCAGGACACCCTCCGGCTCGATGGCACCCGCTACGACATCGAGGCCGGCGATTACGTCGCGCTGCCGTGGGGTGAAGCGAGTGCCCACCAGATGATCAACGACAGCGAGAGTTCCCTGGGATAG